A single genomic interval of Juglans regia cultivar Chandler chromosome 1, Walnut 2.0, whole genome shotgun sequence harbors:
- the LOC109014122 gene encoding 50S ribosomal protein L1, whose protein sequence is MAALKLLFQVRRHCLPKPPSFPPFRHISLSSSTNSNPSPNSETPTKPSESVPVQTVSYPVKPSEPSTPDQDQHENLSQSPQLPRRNPPRNSQPETPSIWTREDIRYVKDVPSISPVSYPSRVAPLPEDRVSGEGEEAPKAKGESEEMEREGKRIEEDVRLRRGMFRVLEQEEKVVVPFPMLIKKKERKEKLAPLDLMEAIRLVKANAKKNFDETVEAHVRLGIKKERTDQIVHGSLILPHGVAKDVRVAFFAEGADADEARAAGADIVGGVELIEEIASSHKFNVDKCFSTPQLVLRLNKIAGFLKERHLLPDRKHNTVTSDVAGAIKAARLGRILFKMDKTSIVHVGLGKASFTEEFLRENIGAFMNALLLAKPPSLKKASKYAGYVNSFHICSTMGPGFPISMQSLSKAADNYNKAHLN, encoded by the exons ATGGCGGCCCTCAAGCTTCTCTTCCAAGTTCGCCGCCATTGCCTCCCCAAACCACCCTCGTTTCCGCCCTTCCGCCATATATCCCTTTCCTCCTCAACAAATTCTAACCCTAGCCCAAACTCTGAAACCCCAACAAAACCCTCCGAATCCGTTCCTGTCCAAACCGTATCCTACCCTGTGAAACCCAGTGAGCCCTCCACGCCCGATCAAGACCAGCACGAAAACCTTTCTCAGTCCCCACAGCTGCCGCGTCGCAACCCACCTCGCAACTCGCAGCCAGAAACACCGTCGATATGGACTCGCGAGGACATCCGGTACGTCAAGGACGTGCCATCAATATCCCCGGTGTCTTATCCCTCCCGCGTGGCGCCACTTCCAGAGGATAGGGTATCcggagaaggagaagaggcGCCAAAGGCGAAAGGGGAAAGCgaagagatggagagagaggggaagagaATCGAGGAGGATGTTCGGTTGAGGAGGGGgatgtttagggttttggagcaGGAGGAGAAGGTAGTGGTCCCTTTTCCAATGCTCATCAAGAAGAAGGAGAGGAAGGAGAAGCTAGCACCACTTGATTTGATGGAGGCTATTCGCCTAGTGAAG GCTAATGCCAAGAAGAATTTTGACGAAACTGTTGAAGCGCATGTAAGATTGGGAATCAAGAAAGAGCGAACGGACCAG ATAGTCCATGGTAGCTTGATTCTGCCGCATGGTGTTGCCAAG GATGTTAGGGTGGCTTTCTTTGCTGAAGGGGCAGATGCAGATGAAGCTAGAGCTGCTGGAGCTGATATTGTTGGTGGTGTTGAACTTATTGAGGAAATTGCGA GCAGTCACAAGTTTAATGTCGACAAGTGTTTCTCAACTCCTCAATTGGTGCTGCGTCTAAATAAG ATAGCAGGCTTTCTTAAAGAGCGTCATCTTTTGCCAGACCGTAAA CACAATACTGTGACTAGTGATGTTGCTGGGGCAATAAAAGCTGCACGACTGGGTCGCATACTTTTTAAAATGGACAAAACATCAATCGTGCATGTGGGACTTGGCAAG GCGAGTTTCACAGAGGAGTTTTTACGTGAAAATATTGGTGCCTTTATGAATGCTCTTTTGCTTGCAAAGCCTCCAAGCTTAAAGAAGG